In Bacteroidota bacterium, a single genomic region encodes these proteins:
- a CDS encoding SpoIIE family protein phosphatase, producing the protein MFRSQISAIQAICLFFVFVVSCKEQNKTHPVSIASKTIEVKGYIVPKDSVSEAKVIPVGSPEIIKVGKPNVVLAHLNTHVAGVPSTAILNTDALRKITPGVDTFLLPKIIRAKGKVLPAGKPEIVLAKDADTKDNNPASFSYYKTLQGLKHNNVRCLLKDKAGNLWFGTRGGGVGCYDGKFFTNFTEKEGLSNDMVMCIFEDKSGKLWFGTNGGGVCCYNGKTFTTYTEKEGLSNNYVWSISDDKDGNLWIGTKEKGVCRFDGNSFTNFTVNEGLSNNFVTCIFNDKTGALWFGTYGGGLNRYDGKSFTNITVNEGLNDNLVWSILEDKIGNLWFGTSNGVCRYDGNRVEAIQRGEKIPQKYQKDLQTLHGKLVKTLTRYTEKEGLSHKEVPSIIQDKVGNLWFGTYGGGLCRFDGNRVDAVERGDNIPLDQQFDLQKINGKLVKTFVHYTENEGLSDNIIWSLLEDKSGNLWVGTYNGGLNRYDGKIFTNYSEIDGLTNNFVTCIIEDKSKNLWFATNNGLCHYDGKTFTNFTEKEGLPKKFIFSLLEDRNGNIWIGFNGGGVCRYDGKSFAVFTTNEGLTNNFINTIFEDREGNIWFGSDYGVCRYDGNRVEAIERGENIPIAAQHNLIKQNGKWIKTFTNYTVKEGLSSNLILDILEDKQGNIWFSTEGGGICSYDGKTFTHYTEKEGLANNSISSMCQDKSGHLWLGTSEGCMFYDGKYLTILTEKEGLVNNAVQGIIQDVDGNMWFGTRKGLSKMGAAQLNKLSQKSNPSVASNVSLFYNYGYNDGFFGLNCRRNSVFQDSKGRIWWGADVLTCYEPKEDHLDTIAPLVNITSVKLFGEEIEWSKLNSVSVDSLGKEIVNGTMRDTILSNGIQLKEIKFDGLSQWYNLPEHLSLPYKNNNLSFSFIGVHMQSRNHILYQYKLEGLDSEWSAITDKTEATCSNLPNGNFIFKVRALNQSGVWSRPFEFKFVVRPPWWLTWWFRSFMVIVLIMASYGFFQWRTALLRKENENLERTVEERTAVVIEQKQVIEEKHKEITDSINYAERIQRALLANKALLDENLKEYFIFFNPKDIVSGDFYWATKLNDNNFLLVTADSTGHGVPGAIMSILNIASLREASSKGIARPDLLLNETRKLIIENLRYDGSEEGGKDGMDGSILSFDFKNNILECACAYNSVWLVRNSGMEGDVSEYKLIEIKADRMPIGKHSNDMNAFTRHTVKLQKGDVIYALTDGFPDQFGGARGKKFKNKQLQELLLSINYEPMEVQRNILNDVFDNWKGNLKQVDDVCIIGVRV; encoded by the coding sequence ATGTTTCGTTCCCAAATAAGCGCTATCCAAGCTATTTGTCTATTTTTCGTTTTTGTAGTTTCGTGTAAAGAACAAAATAAAACCCATCCAGTTTCTATTGCATCAAAAACTATTGAAGTTAAGGGATATATTGTCCCAAAAGATAGTGTAAGTGAGGCTAAAGTTATACCTGTTGGATCACCGGAAATTATTAAGGTTGGCAAGCCAAATGTGGTTCTTGCGCATTTAAATACGCACGTTGCCGGTGTCCCATCAACAGCAATACTAAATACAGATGCCTTAAGAAAAATTACCCCGGGTGTTGATACCTTTTTGTTACCCAAAATAATTCGTGCTAAAGGCAAAGTATTACCTGCAGGTAAACCGGAAATTGTGCTTGCTAAAGATGCAGACACCAAAGACAATAACCCGGCAAGTTTTTCTTATTATAAAACCTTACAAGGGCTTAAGCATAACAATGTTCGCTGTTTGCTTAAGGATAAAGCGGGTAACCTATGGTTCGGCACAAGAGGCGGTGGAGTGGGATGTTATGACGGGAAATTTTTTACAAATTTTACTGAGAAAGAAGGTCTGAGCAACGATATGGTGATGTGCATTTTTGAAGATAAAAGTGGTAAGCTTTGGTTCGGTACCAATGGCGGTGGTGTGTGTTGCTACAATGGTAAAACCTTTACCACTTATACTGAAAAGGAAGGCCTATCTAATAATTATGTTTGGAGTATTTCAGATGACAAAGATGGAAATCTTTGGATTGGAACTAAAGAAAAGGGAGTATGCCGCTTTGATGGAAATTCTTTTACGAATTTTACTGTGAATGAAGGCTTGTCCAATAATTTTGTCACCTGTATTTTTAATGATAAAACCGGAGCGCTTTGGTTTGGAACATATGGCGGTGGTTTGAATCGTTACGATGGAAAATCATTTACAAATATTACTGTAAATGAGGGCTTAAACGATAATTTAGTTTGGAGTATTCTTGAAGATAAAATCGGAAACCTATGGTTCGGCACAAGCAACGGTGTTTGTCGATATGATGGAAACAGGGTGGAGGCAATTCAACGCGGTGAAAAAATACCTCAGAAATACCAAAAGGATCTTCAAACACTCCATGGTAAATTGGTAAAAACTTTAACTCGTTATACCGAAAAGGAAGGGTTATCGCACAAAGAAGTACCCTCAATCATACAAGATAAAGTTGGAAACCTTTGGTTTGGCACCTATGGAGGAGGCCTGTGTCGATTTGATGGAAACCGTGTAGATGCAGTTGAACGTGGAGACAATATTCCATTAGATCAACAATTTGATCTTCAAAAAATAAATGGAAAGTTGGTAAAAACCTTCGTTCATTATACCGAGAATGAAGGATTGTCAGATAATATTATTTGGAGTTTGCTGGAGGATAAAAGTGGAAACCTCTGGGTTGGGACTTATAACGGAGGGCTCAATCGATATGATGGAAAGATCTTTACCAATTATTCAGAAATAGATGGCTTAACCAACAATTTCGTTACCTGTATTATAGAAGATAAAAGTAAAAATTTGTGGTTCGCAACGAATAATGGACTCTGTCATTATGATGGAAAAACCTTTACCAATTTCACAGAGAAAGAAGGCTTGCCAAAAAAATTTATTTTTTCATTGTTAGAAGATAGAAATGGCAATATCTGGATTGGATTTAATGGTGGTGGTGTATGCCGTTATGATGGTAAATCGTTTGCTGTTTTTACAACTAATGAAGGCTTAACTAATAATTTTATCAATACTATTTTCGAAGATAGGGAAGGAAACATTTGGTTTGGTTCGGATTACGGAGTTTGCAGATATGACGGAAATCGAGTTGAAGCTATTGAACGAGGAGAAAATATTCCAATAGCAGCGCAACACAATCTAATAAAACAAAATGGAAAATGGATTAAAACCTTTACTAACTATACAGTAAAGGAAGGTCTATCCAGTAATCTAATTTTGGATATTTTAGAAGATAAGCAAGGAAACATTTGGTTTTCAACGGAAGGAGGTGGTATTTGTAGCTATGATGGAAAAACCTTTACCCATTATACTGAGAAAGAAGGATTAGCTAATAATTCGATTTCAAGCATGTGCCAAGATAAAAGTGGTCACCTTTGGTTAGGCACATCTGAAGGATGTATGTTTTACGACGGTAAATATTTAACTATTTTAACTGAGAAGGAAGGGCTCGTGAATAATGCTGTACAAGGCATTATTCAGGATGTTGATGGAAATATGTGGTTTGGTACAAGGAAAGGATTAAGTAAAATGGGCGCAGCTCAATTGAATAAGTTGAGCCAAAAAAGCAATCCCTCCGTCGCTTCAAATGTGTCATTGTTTTATAACTATGGATATAATGATGGATTCTTTGGATTGAACTGCCGCCGTAATTCAGTTTTTCAAGATAGTAAAGGTAGAATTTGGTGGGGTGCAGATGTACTTACTTGTTATGAACCCAAAGAAGATCATTTAGATACTATTGCTCCCTTAGTGAATATAACAAGTGTAAAATTATTTGGTGAAGAAATTGAATGGTCAAAATTAAACTCTGTTAGTGTTGATAGCCTAGGAAAGGAAATAGTTAATGGAACTATGCGAGATACAATTTTATCAAATGGAATACAGTTAAAGGAAATAAAATTTGATGGGCTATCACAATGGTACAATTTGCCTGAGCATTTGAGTCTACCCTATAAAAACAACAATCTTAGCTTTTCTTTTATAGGTGTACATATGCAAAGCCGAAATCACATTCTGTACCAATATAAATTAGAAGGCTTAGATTCGGAATGGAGTGCCATCACAGATAAAACAGAAGCAACTTGCAGCAACTTACCCAATGGTAATTTCATTTTTAAAGTTAGAGCCTTGAACCAAAGTGGTGTTTGGAGCCGGCCATTTGAATTTAAATTTGTTGTTCGCCCTCCATGGTGGCTTACCTGGTGGTTTCGTTCATTTATGGTAATCGTTTTGATTATGGCATCTTATGGATTTTTTCAATGGAGAACAGCACTTTTAAGAAAGGAAAATGAAAATCTCGAAAGAACTGTCGAAGAGCGAACAGCTGTTGTTATTGAACAAAAACAAGTTATCGAAGAAAAGCATAAAGAAATAACGGATAGTATAAATTATGCAGAACGAATTCAAAGAGCTTTGCTCGCAAATAAAGCTCTTTTGGATGAAAATTTAAAGGAGTATTTTATTTTCTTTAATCCAAAGGACATTGTGAGTGGAGATTTTTATTGGGCAACAAAATTGAACGATAATAATTTTCTTCTTGTTACTGCAGACAGCACCGGACATGGTGTTCCAGGCGCTATTATGAGTATTTTAAATATTGCAAGTTTAAGAGAAGCATCTTCAAAAGGAATAGCACGACCCGATTTATTGTTGAATGAAACTAGGAAATTGATTATTGAGAATTTAAGATACGATGGAAGCGAGGAAGGCGGAAAGGATGGAATGGATGGAAGTATACTTAGTTTTGATTTTAAGAACAATATTTTGGAATGTGCTTGTGCTTATAATTCAGTTTGGTTAGTTCGTAATAGTGGGATGGAAGGCGATGTGAGCGAGTACAAATTAATAGAAATTAAGGCTGACAGAATGCCGATTGGAAAGCATAGTAACGATATGAACGCATTTACTAGACATACCGTAAAATTGCAAAAGGGGGATGT
- a CDS encoding alpha-ketoglutarate-dependent dioxygenase AlkB: protein MDLFNTEVISTILPFDGEVIYYGKLMNTSAANAFYTALLANIQWENDQAIIFGKRIITKRKVAWYGDSQFEYTYSNTTKQALPWTKELLELKALCETSSGETYNSCLLNLYHSGEEGMAWHSDGEKDLKKNGAIASLSFGAERKFAFKHKQSKKVVSLLLEHGSLLVMKGTTQNNWLHRLPPTKKISQARINLTFRTIIESN, encoded by the coding sequence ATGGACTTATTCAATACTGAAGTTATTTCCACTATATTACCCTTTGACGGTGAAGTAATATATTATGGAAAGCTTATGAATACAAGCGCAGCAAATGCTTTTTATACTGCCTTGTTAGCCAACATCCAATGGGAAAACGACCAAGCCATCATTTTTGGAAAACGTATTATTACCAAAAGAAAAGTTGCCTGGTATGGCGATTCACAATTTGAATATACCTATTCAAACACTACTAAACAGGCGCTTCCATGGACTAAAGAACTACTGGAATTAAAAGCACTTTGCGAAACTTCAAGCGGAGAAACTTACAATTCCTGCTTATTAAATTTATACCATAGCGGAGAAGAAGGAATGGCCTGGCACAGCGATGGTGAAAAGGACTTAAAAAAGAACGGTGCCATCGCCTCACTTAGTTTTGGTGCTGAAAGAAAATTTGCATTTAAACACAAGCAAAGCAAAAAAGTAGTTTCACTGTTGCTCGAACACGGCAGTTTGTTGGTAATGAAAGGAACCACCCAAAACAATTGGCTGCATCGCTTACCGCCTACAAAAAAGATTTCGCAAGCACGCATCAATCTTACTTTTAGAACCATAATTGAATCTAACTAG